The following proteins are co-located in the Phoenix dactylifera cultivar Barhee BC4 unplaced genomic scaffold, palm_55x_up_171113_PBpolish2nd_filt_p 001816F, whole genome shotgun sequence genome:
- the LOC120109107 gene encoding uncharacterized protein LOC120109107 yields MQLAAQPVQPIESYYERFRRLNPPMFNGGSDPMIAEAWIRELEKMYELLQFPEEVKVKLAISMLRGSADSWWTAMETAYEVNGTAWGDFKRIFYAKYFSDSVRQMKQNEFLSLTQSEHMTVSDYVNRFDELGRFCPQFMEDDMSRANRFEQGLRHEIRSRTSSQLITSYMDILDRALRVEAELKRSDRERADLMRSRSDRSQSGRPWDFRGTPIQEKPRVRNYSSRSHSGIINITIADPKARTYSSRSHSGPYMRRARACYSCGRTGHLARDCPYKRRNELRPPVPGEQRPRSNARVLH; encoded by the coding sequence ATGCAGTTAGCTGCCCAACCTGTACAGCCGATAGAATCCTATTACGAGAGGTTCCGTAGGCTGAATCCACCGATGTTTAATGGTGGGTCCGATCCCATGATAGCTGAGGCCTGGATCCGGGAACTGGAGAAGATGTATGAGTTACTCCAATTTCCCGAGGAGGTAAAAGTCAAATTAGCTATCTCTATGCTAAGGGGGAGTGCTGACTCTTGGTGGACTGCTATGGAGACAGCATATGAGGTCAACGGAACGGCCTGGGGAGACTTTaagagaatattttatgctaagTACTTTTCGGACTCAGTTAGGCAAATGAAGCAGAATGAGTTTTTATCGCTGACTCAGTCCGAGCATATGACTGTTTCGGATTACGTCAATAGGTTCGATGAGCTGGGTCGATTctgcccccagttcatggaggatGATATGAGTAGAGCCAACCGGTTCGAACAAGGGCTTAGACATGAGATCAGATCCCGGACATCTTCACAGTTAATTACCAGCTATATGGATATTTTGGACAGAGCCTTGAGAGTAGAGGCTGAATTGAAAAGATCTGATAGAGAAAGGGCTGACCTGATGAGATCCAGATCAGACAGAAGTCAGAGTGGCAGGCCATGGGATTTCAGGGGCACTCCAATTCAAGAGAAGCCCAGGGTCCGCAATTACTCTAGCAGATCCCATAGtggaatcatcaatatcaccatagCAGATCCCAAAGCCCGCACTTACTCTAGCAGATCCCATAGTGGGCCCTATATGAGGAGAGCGAGGGCATGTTATAGTTGTGGGCGGACTGGACACCTGGCACGTGATTGCCCATACAAGAGGAGGAATGAGCTCAGACCTCCTGTACCTGGTGAACAGAGGCCAAGAAGTAATGCTCGAGTTTTACACTGA